The proteins below come from a single Balaenoptera acutorostrata chromosome 2, mBalAcu1.1, whole genome shotgun sequence genomic window:
- the TRIM52 gene encoding E3 ubiquitin-protein ligase TRIM52 isoform X1 encodes MAGYAAAPNALQTLQEEAVCAICLDYFKDPVSIGCGHNFCRGCVTQLWGKEDDEEVRDEEEDEWEEDDEAVGAIGGWGNSIREVVYQGNADEELLQDQEGDELWDGDGGVRDWDDVDYVWDQEEEEEDTDYYLGGVRHDLRADVYPEEEEEILEEYDEDAQELYPDTHRPPPPAHPRQFTCPQCQKSFTSRSFRLNLQLANRVQIIRQMCPTPNRGSQGNDQGICSKHQEALKLFCEVDNEAICVVCRESGSHKQHSVVPMEEVVQEYKEKKMEKLVKPCIPNAATNLRGN; translated from the coding sequence ATGGCTGGCTATGCCGCTGCTCCCAACGCCTTGCAGACACTTCAGGAGGAAGCGGTGTGCGCCATCTGCCTGGATTACTTCAAGGATCCCGTGTCCATTGGCTGCGGGCATAACTTCTGCCGAGGGTGTGTGACGCAGCTGTGGGGCAAGGAAGATGATGAGGAAGTCAGGGACGAAGAGGAAGATGAATGGGAGGAGGACGACGAGGCGGTGGGGGCCATCGGTGGATGGGGCAACTCCATTCGAGAGGTTGTATACCAGGGGAATGCTGACGAGGAGTTGCTCCAGGACCAAGAGGGTGATGAACTCTGGGACGGTGACGGTGGCGTAAGGGATTGGGACGACGTGGATTATGTGTGGGaccaggaggaagaagaggaggataCGGACTATTACCTGGGAGGCGTGAGACATGACCTGAGAGCTGACGTCtacccagaagaagaggaggagatatTGGAAGAATACGATGAGGACGCCCAAGAGCTGTATCCTGACACTCACcggcctcctcccccagcccatccACGGCAGTTCACCTGCCCCCAATGCCAAAAGAGCTTTACGAGTCGCAGCTTTCGTCTCAACTTGCAGCTGGCCAACAGGGTCCAGATAATTCGCCAGATGTGCCCCACTCCTAATCGAGGGAGCCAGGGGAATGATCAGGGCATCTGCTCCAAACACCAAGAAGCTCTGAAACTATTCTGTGAGGTGGACAACGAGGCCATCTGTGTGGTGTGCCGAGAATCCGGGAGCCACAAACAGCACAGCGTGGTGCCAATGGAGGAAGTGGTGCAGGAGTACAAG
- the TRIM52 gene encoding E3 ubiquitin-protein ligase TRIM52 isoform X2, with amino-acid sequence MAGYAAAPNALQTLQEEAVCAICLDYFKDPVSIGCGHNFCRGCVTQLWGKEDDEEVRDEEEDEWEEDDEAVGAIGGWGNSIREVVYQGNADEELLQDQEGDELWDGDGGVRDWDDVDYVWDQEEEEEDTDYYLGGVRHDLRADVYPEEEEEILEEYDEDAQELYPDTHRPPPPAHPRQFTCPQCQKSFTSRSFRLNLQLANRVQIIRQMCPTPNRGSQGNDQGICSKHQEALKLFCEVDNEAICVVCRESGSHKQHSVVPMEEVVQEYKKIGSTSSAELSESVGQ; translated from the coding sequence ATGGCTGGCTATGCCGCTGCTCCCAACGCCTTGCAGACACTTCAGGAGGAAGCGGTGTGCGCCATCTGCCTGGATTACTTCAAGGATCCCGTGTCCATTGGCTGCGGGCATAACTTCTGCCGAGGGTGTGTGACGCAGCTGTGGGGCAAGGAAGATGATGAGGAAGTCAGGGACGAAGAGGAAGATGAATGGGAGGAGGACGACGAGGCGGTGGGGGCCATCGGTGGATGGGGCAACTCCATTCGAGAGGTTGTATACCAGGGGAATGCTGACGAGGAGTTGCTCCAGGACCAAGAGGGTGATGAACTCTGGGACGGTGACGGTGGCGTAAGGGATTGGGACGACGTGGATTATGTGTGGGaccaggaggaagaagaggaggataCGGACTATTACCTGGGAGGCGTGAGACATGACCTGAGAGCTGACGTCtacccagaagaagaggaggagatatTGGAAGAATACGATGAGGACGCCCAAGAGCTGTATCCTGACACTCACcggcctcctcccccagcccatccACGGCAGTTCACCTGCCCCCAATGCCAAAAGAGCTTTACGAGTCGCAGCTTTCGTCTCAACTTGCAGCTGGCCAACAGGGTCCAGATAATTCGCCAGATGTGCCCCACTCCTAATCGAGGGAGCCAGGGGAATGATCAGGGCATCTGCTCCAAACACCAAGAAGCTCTGAAACTATTCTGTGAGGTGGACAACGAGGCCATCTGTGTGGTGTGCCGAGAATCCGGGAGCCACAAACAGCACAGCGTGGTGCCAATGGAGGAAGTGGTGCAGGAGTACAAG